From the genome of Mucispirillum schaedleri ASF457:
GAAGTCCCGTCTTTAGTGAGCGATAGCCGAACTTTTTTCGGCAGAGCGTGTTTTTTCAAATTCATGGACGAATTTGAAAATAAAGGACAAATTAAGATACTTCGCTATATTTCAAGCTCAGTAAGACAGGTAAGCAGGTTTAATAATGTAATGCAGGGACAGGAAGTCCCGTCTTTAGTGAGCGATAGCCGAACTTTTTTCGGCAGAGCGTATTTTTTCAAATTCATGGACGAATTTGAAAATAAAGGACAAATTAAGATACTTTGCCTTTGGCTCAGTATGACCTGATTGTAATAAGCTGTATTTCTGGATAAGTTCTCATAGTTACAGCTGTTATAATAATTCACATATTGTCATTTTGAGCATAGTGAAAAATCTAAATTATTTATATTATAAGAGTGCATAATATATTTAATTTATCTTATTTTTATACACTTCGCTATATTTCAAGCTCAGTAGAGTTATATTTTTTTTAAATTATAATATTTTTTTGATAAGTCTATAATAAAATAAATTGTTTTATATCAAGCACTTACATATAAATAAAAAAACTTTTAAAAAAAGTAAAAAAAAACTTGATATTTTTTTTAAAATATGCAAAAGTATCTATCCGTGCATAAAGCATTATGCCTATATCTATGCTCAAAAATAAAGATATAGTGAAAAAGTTAATAACAAGGCATTAAGCCTTTTAAATAAAAGATTTTGTGCGATAAGCTTTTAAGCCTTTTATGCACAAATACATATATCAGGATATCCTATCTGGTATATGTGAAAAATTTTAGAGGAAATCTAATGGCAAAAATTGATGTATTTGATGTGAAAAACTCAATAGTTGGCTCAGTTGATTTGCATGATGCTATTCTTGATTATCCAGTAAATACTGTATTAATCCATGAAGTAGTTAAAATGCAGCTTGCCTGCAGAAGAGCAGGAACTCATGCAACTAAGACTAAGGGTTTAGTTTCCGGTGGTGGCAGAAAGCCGTGGAAACAAAAAGGAACTGGCAGAGCTAGAGCTGGTTCTTCAAGGTCTCCATTATGGAGAGGCGGTGGCACAATATTTGGACCACAGCCAAGAGATTATTCTTATTCTATGCCTAAGAAAAAGGTTAAAAACGCATTAAGAAGTGCAATCCATGCAAAATATGATGCAGGTGCAGTTGTTGTTTTAGACAGCCTTTTTGTAGAAAATGGCAAAACTAAAGAAGCAGTTGAAATCTTAAAAGCTTTCAATGCTGACAGAAGAGTTCTTATTGTAGTTGATGTAATTGATGAAAAAGTTGCTAGAGCTTTCAGCAACATTCCTTATGCAGACATATTACATGTAAATGGTTTAAATGTTTATGATATTATGAACTCTTACAAAATAATTTTCCTCAAAAACAGTCTCCCTATGGTAGAAAAAGCCACAGGCGTTGCAGTGGAAGGTGCATAATGATTACTAAGTATGATGTTATAAGAAAACCCTTTCTTACTGAAAAAGCAATGATGATGCAGGAAAAAGGCCTTAATTCTGTTGTTTTTCAAGTGCATACAGATGCTACTAAAACACAAATTAAAGAAGCTGTTGAAGATTTACTTAAAGTTAAAGTTGAGCATGTTCGCACAATGAACTTTAAAGGTAAAGAAAAACGCTTTGGCAAAATTCTTGGCAGAAGAAATGATTGGAAAAAAGCTATCGTTACTCTTAAAGAGGGCGAAAAGCTTGACATCGTGTAATGGGAGAGTGGTAAATGGGTATCAAAACCTTTAAACCGACGTCAAAAGGCGTTCGTTTTAGAAC
Proteins encoded in this window:
- the rplD gene encoding 50S ribosomal protein L4, translating into MAKIDVFDVKNSIVGSVDLHDAILDYPVNTVLIHEVVKMQLACRRAGTHATKTKGLVSGGGRKPWKQKGTGRARAGSSRSPLWRGGGTIFGPQPRDYSYSMPKKKVKNALRSAIHAKYDAGAVVVLDSLFVENGKTKEAVEILKAFNADRRVLIVVDVIDEKVARAFSNIPYADILHVNGLNVYDIMNSYKIIFLKNSLPMVEKATGVAVEGA
- a CDS encoding 50S ribosomal protein L23; its protein translation is MITKYDVIRKPFLTEKAMMMQEKGLNSVVFQVHTDATKTQIKEAVEDLLKVKVEHVRTMNFKGKEKRFGKILGRRNDWKKAIVTLKEGEKLDIV